A stretch of the Tolypothrix sp. NIES-4075 genome encodes the following:
- a CDS encoding DNA phosphorothioation system restriction enzyme, producing the protein MYLTPRVEKLPTFKLKKPFAGESKGNYQTHKLPGCPRMPQYLQLRQYQRQAVESWFANNGRGTLKMATGSGKTITALAIACELYKQINLQAILVVCPFRHLVTQWARECEKFNLQPILAFEDLRTWQSQLSTQLYNVRSGSQSFLTVVTTNSTLIGDGFQSQLKYFPEKTLIIGDEAHNLGAPKLEESLPRRVGLRLALSATPERYFDDDGTQSLFNYFGAVLQPEFTLRNAISQGALVHYLYHPILVELTEVESIAYLKLTKRIGRALLYRERENLDVGDFEGNEDLKPLLMQRARLIGAAENKLNALRELMLTRRETTHTLFYCSDGAQEEGRSSLHQLKAVAKILGGELGYRVSTYTAKTPLQERETLRHQFESGELQGLVAIRCLDEGVDIPAIQTAVILASSGNPRQFIQRRGRVLRPHPGKERATIFDMIVLPPELDRNTLEVERNLLRKELRRFVEFADLADNAGEARMKLLALQKRYDLLDI; encoded by the coding sequence ATGTACCTGACGCCACGAGTTGAGAAATTGCCCACTTTCAAGCTGAAAAAACCATTTGCCGGCGAAAGTAAGGGCAATTATCAAACTCATAAACTACCAGGATGCCCCAGAATGCCGCAATATCTGCAATTACGGCAATATCAACGACAAGCTGTTGAGTCTTGGTTTGCCAACAACGGCAGAGGTACGCTGAAGATGGCTACTGGTAGTGGTAAGACGATTACAGCATTGGCGATCGCTTGCGAGTTATACAAACAAATTAACTTGCAAGCAATACTTGTGGTGTGTCCCTTTCGTCATCTTGTCACCCAATGGGCGCGAGAATGTGAAAAATTCAACTTGCAGCCCATTTTAGCCTTTGAAGATTTACGAACGTGGCAAAGTCAACTTTCTACCCAACTTTATAACGTGCGTTCTGGTTCGCAATCGTTTCTCACGGTTGTTACTACCAATTCCACATTAATTGGCGATGGCTTTCAATCTCAACTCAAGTACTTTCCTGAAAAGACTTTGATTATTGGTGACGAAGCACATAACTTAGGCGCACCTAAGTTGGAAGAAAGTTTACCACGCCGCGTGGGTTTACGACTCGCTCTTTCTGCGACACCAGAAAGATATTTTGATGATGATGGCACTCAATCTTTATTTAATTACTTTGGTGCCGTTCTTCAACCAGAATTCACTTTAAGGAATGCAATTTCTCAAGGGGCGTTAGTACATTATTTGTATCATCCCATCTTGGTAGAGTTAACAGAAGTAGAAAGTATTGCTTATTTAAAATTAACTAAAAGAATTGGGCGAGCTTTATTATATCGAGAACGAGAAAATTTAGATGTAGGGGACTTTGAAGGCAACGAAGATTTAAAACCTTTGTTAATGCAACGGGCAAGATTAATTGGTGCGGCAGAAAACAAATTAAACGCCTTGCGCGAATTAATGCTAACTCGTCGCGAAACTACTCACACTCTTTTTTATTGTAGTGATGGCGCACAAGAAGAGGGACGTTCTTCGCTACACCAACTCAAAGCAGTTGCCAAAATATTAGGAGGAGAACTGGGGTATCGTGTCAGCACCTACACCGCAAAAACGCCTTTACAAGAAAGGGAAACTTTGCGCCATCAATTTGAAAGCGGCGAATTGCAAGGTTTAGTAGCAATTCGCTGCTTAGATGAAGGAGTCGATATTCCCGCAATTCAAACTGCTGTAATTTTGGCAAGTTCGGGAAATCCCCGCCAATTTATCCAGCGAAGAGGGAGAGTTTTACGCCCTCACCCAGGTAAAGAACGCGCTACTATATTTGACATGATTGTGTTACCGCCAGAACTTGACAGAAACACTTTAGAAGTTGAGCGCAATTTGTTAAGAAAAGAATTGCGTCGCTTTGTCGAGTTTGCTGATTTAGCTGATAATGCAGGTGAAGCCAGGATGAAATTACTCGCTTTACAAAAGAGATACGATTTGTTGGATATCTAA
- the lexA gene encoding transcriptional repressor LexA: MERLTEAQQELYEWLAEYIRSHQHSPSIRQMMQAMNLKSPAPIQSRLEHLRAKGHIEWSEGKARTIRILRPQKPGVPILGTIAAGGLIEPFTDAVEHLDLGNLSLPPHTYALRVAGDSMVEDSIVDGDVVFLRPVPEPDHLKNGIIVAARVEGHGTTLKRFYRNGDRVTLKPANPKYNPIEVSAVQVEVQGTLIGVWRGYN, translated from the coding sequence ATGGAAAGACTAACAGAAGCTCAACAAGAACTTTACGAATGGCTGGCGGAATACATCCGATCGCACCAGCATTCGCCTTCAATTAGGCAAATGATGCAAGCGATGAACCTGAAATCACCTGCACCCATTCAAAGCCGCTTGGAACATTTACGCGCCAAGGGACATATTGAATGGAGTGAAGGTAAGGCGCGAACAATTCGGATTTTGCGTCCGCAAAAACCAGGTGTACCAATTTTAGGTACAATCGCTGCCGGCGGTTTAATCGAACCGTTTACGGATGCTGTGGAACATCTGGATTTGGGTAATTTGTCGTTACCTCCGCACACATATGCTTTGCGGGTAGCTGGCGATAGTATGGTTGAAGATTCGATTGTCGATGGAGATGTGGTATTTCTGCGTCCCGTACCAGAACCAGATCATCTGAAAAATGGTATTATTGTCGCCGCCAGAGTCGAAGGACACGGTACGACATTGAAGCGATTTTACAGAAATGGCGATCGCGTCACCCTCAAACCTGCAAATCCCAAATACAACCCTATCGAAGTATCCGCAGTACAAGTAGAGGTGCAAGGTACCCTTATCGGTGTCTGGCGAGGTTACAACTGA
- the argF gene encoding ornithine carbamoyltransferase: MAALIGRDLLSLADLSATEVQELLLLATELKSQRLKLHCPKVLGLLFSKASTRTRVSFTVAMYQLGGQVIDLNPNVTQVSRGEPIEDTARVLDRYLDILAIRTFAQQDLEIFAHYAKIPVINALTDLGHPCQVLADLMTIQECFGTLAGLTLTYVGDGNNVANSLMLGCALVGMNVRIATPVGYEPNAAITEKARAIANNKTEVILTNDPEAAVKGASVLYTDVWASMGQEAEAGARLPIFQSYQINDLLLSLANRDAIVLHCLPAHRGEEITESVIEGSHSRVWDQAENRMHAQKALLASILGAEETR, encoded by the coding sequence ATGGCAGCGTTGATCGGACGAGATTTATTAAGCTTGGCGGACTTGAGTGCAACCGAAGTTCAAGAACTCTTGCTTTTGGCAACTGAGTTGAAATCACAACGGCTAAAGTTGCATTGTCCTAAAGTGCTGGGGTTGTTGTTTTCCAAAGCTTCAACTCGCACACGAGTCAGTTTTACAGTGGCGATGTATCAACTGGGTGGACAGGTGATTGATCTTAACCCGAATGTCACCCAAGTGAGTCGCGGGGAACCGATAGAAGATACAGCGCGGGTGTTGGATCGATATTTGGATATTTTGGCAATTCGCACCTTCGCACAGCAAGATTTGGAAATTTTTGCCCATTATGCCAAAATTCCCGTAATTAATGCGCTTACCGATTTAGGGCATCCCTGTCAGGTATTGGCAGATTTAATGACGATTCAAGAATGTTTTGGTACTCTAGCTGGCTTAACCTTAACTTATGTGGGCGATGGTAATAATGTCGCCAATTCTCTGATGCTAGGCTGTGCTTTGGTAGGGATGAATGTAAGAATTGCCACGCCAGTTGGCTATGAGCCAAATGCAGCCATCACCGAAAAAGCACGCGCAATAGCCAACAACAAAACTGAAGTTATCTTAACTAATGACCCAGAAGCCGCAGTAAAGGGAGCTTCTGTACTTTATACTGATGTTTGGGCAAGTATGGGGCAAGAAGCAGAAGCCGGCGCGAGGCTACCAATTTTCCAATCCTACCAAATCAACGATCTGCTATTAAGTCTTGCCAACCGCGACGCAATTGTTTTACACTGTTTACCAGCTCATCGCGGTGAAGAAATTACTGAATCTGTAATTGAAGGCTCTCACTCACGAGTTTGGGATCAGGCAGAAAATCGGATGCACGCTCAAAAAGCTTTACTTGCAAGTATCTTAGGGGCAGAGGAAACAAGGTAA